In Burkholderia lata, the DNA window CATTGAACGCGAGCCCGGCCGGCATGCCCCATGCGCCGATCGCGACCGCGAGGCCGGCGACGAGCCCGGCGAGCGACGCCTGCCATGCGGGCCGGCGCAGCACGCCGAGTGCGATCAGCGCGACCGCGATCGGGATCGCGGCGACGAGAAAAGACAGCAACAGCGAGCTGGCGACCGGCGTCAACGGCTGTGCGAAGACGATGCCGGGCGGTAGGGCGTCGGTGGGGTTCATCGTGTCTCCAGAGTCGACCCAAGCTGGCATCGGGATGCCCCGGGTTCGGTACAAGGCGATGTCCTGCGGTCACGACCGAGATCAGGCGCTTGCGCACGCAACGACGTCGCACGGCCAACCGATCGGTCGCTTAAAAGAGGTTAGGAGGCGCGCGACGCTTGTACAAGGGGGACAAGCCCGATGCGTGCCGACCCGATACGAACCCGCCGCCACACGCTGACCGGCAGCGGGCAGCCCACTGTCTCGTTCGACAGGAAGCCCGCCGCGAGCGGCTCACCCGCGCAATGTTGCACATGCGGCAAAGGTGCCTGACGGCGGGCGGGATGTTTCGTTTGGCGTCCGAAGCCTAGACTGGTCGCATCGATTCCGCCCGCGCCGGCCACGGCAGGCACGGCACCGGAACCTCACGGAGTGAACACGATGAAGACGATGAAACAGGCGGCATGCGCATGCGTGCTGATCGGCGCGGCCTTCGCCGCTCACGCGCAGGCCGCGTCGACGCTGACGCGCTCCGAGGTCCGCCAGGAACTCGTGGAGTTGCAGGCCGCCGGCTATCGGACGAGCCTCGCCAGCAGTCCCGACTTTCCGGACAACATGCAGGCGATCATGCGCCGTGCCGCGCAGGCACGCGGCGAGGACGCCGGCTACGGCAGCGAAGGCGGGGCAAACGTGGAATCGGGCAAACCGGTGCTGCCGCACACGATCGATCGCGGCACCTACGCACACCATTGACGGCTGATCGAACCGGATCGAGCGCACAACGGAGCGCCCTGACCGGCGACGGAGATACGCAGCGTGCACCGCGCCGACCGACGCGGTGCACGTGCGCCAGGCATTACACGCTGAAGCGGTTCAACGTATAGGCGCGATAGGCCGCGACGAACGCGTCGAACGATCCGGCCTCCTTCGCTTCGAGCTCGGCCTGCTCGGCCAGCGATTTCGCGGCAAGCGCCTGCTCGGTGCGCAGCGTATCCGCCGACGGCGGATGCGCGCGGAAATGCGCGGCATGCGCTTCGCTCTGCGCCAGCGCGAACCCGAGGAACGACTGACCGCGTTCGCGCATCGTGCGCAGCACGTGCGCGGACGGCGTGCGCTCCGGATCGGCCAGTTTCTCGCGTTGCGCGGCAATCGCGCGCACGTGCTCGTCGCCGCCGCGGATTTCGTCGAGACGACGGCCGACGGTTTCGATATCGGCCATCAGGTCGTCCGCCCACGCCTGCAGCGTGACCGGCTGGCCGTCGCGCTGCAGCGTGAGACCCGGCTTGCGCCCTTCCATCGTCACGCTGCCGAAGTTTGCGTTCGCTTCCTTGTACGCAGGGCAATCGAGCGCCGGGCTTTCGTCGAGCGCGCACGCGAGCAGGAACGCGTCGATGAAGCGCGCGGTTTGCAGCGCGATGCCGGTCGGCTCGAACGGATCGATGTCGAGACAGCGCACCTCGATGTACTGCACGCCGCGCGACGCGAGCGCATGCAGCGGCCGCTCGCCCGAGTACGTGACGCGCTTCGGCCGGATCGTCGAGTAGAACTCGTTCTCGATCTGCAGCACGTTGGTGTTGATCTGGATCCACTCGCCGTCGCGATGCGTGCCGATCGCCTCGTAGGCCGGATACGGCTCGCTCACGGCCGTCGACAGCGCGTCGAGATAGCCGGGCAGCGTGTTGTAGTCGACGTGCAGCGCGGCCTGGGCGGTCGTGTTCGAGTAGCCGAGATCGCTCATCCGCAGGCTCGTCGCATACGGCAAGTACAGCGTATCGGCGTCGAACGTGTCGAGCTTGTGCGGCTTGCCGCGCAGGAACTTCGTGTCGAGCGCGGGCGACGCGCCGAACAGGTACATCAGCAGCCAGCTGCGGCGGCGGAAGTTGCGGATCTGCGCGAGATAGCGCTCCGACTGGTAATCGACGAGCGTGGCCGTCGAGCCTTCTTCCGCATGCAGGCGCCGCCACACTTCCTCGTGCAGCGAGTAGTTGTAGTGGATGCCGGCAATGCACTGCATCGTGCGGCCGTAGCGATACGCGAGGCCGCGCCGGTACACCGTCTTCAGGCGGCCGATGTTCGACGTGCCGTAGTCGGCAATCGGAATCTGGTCGTCGGCCGGCAGCAGGCCGGGCATCGAGTCGTTCCACAGCATCTCGTCGCCGAGCGACGCATACACGTAGCGATGCAGATCGTCGAGACGTTCGAGCGTGATCGCAGCATCGCCTTCCGCGGGCGTGATCAGCTCGATCAGCGCTTCGGAAT includes these proteins:
- a CDS encoding DUF4148 domain-containing protein, with the protein product MKTMKQAACACVLIGAAFAAHAQAASTLTRSEVRQELVELQAAGYRTSLASSPDFPDNMQAIMRRAAQARGEDAGYGSEGGANVESGKPVLPHTIDRGTYAHH
- the gshA gene encoding glutamate--cysteine ligase: MSNTMTHRQSELLLNRLEALSSGPTRQHLPDGLRGIEKESLRVTRDGMIAFTPHPRALGSALTHPSLTTDYSEALIELITPAEGDAAITLERLDDLHRYVYASLGDEMLWNDSMPGLLPADDQIPIADYGTSNIGRLKTVYRRGLAYRYGRTMQCIAGIHYNYSLHEEVWRRLHAEEGSTATLVDYQSERYLAQIRNFRRRSWLLMYLFGASPALDTKFLRGKPHKLDTFDADTLYLPYATSLRMSDLGYSNTTAQAALHVDYNTLPGYLDALSTAVSEPYPAYEAIGTHRDGEWIQINTNVLQIENEFYSTIRPKRVTYSGERPLHALASRGVQYIEVRCLDIDPFEPTGIALQTARFIDAFLLACALDESPALDCPAYKEANANFGSVTMEGRKPGLTLQRDGQPVTLQAWADDLMADIETVGRRLDEIRGGDEHVRAIAAQREKLADPERTPSAHVLRTMRERGQSFLGFALAQSEAHAAHFRAHPPSADTLRTEQALAAKSLAEQAELEAKEAGSFDAFVAAYRAYTLNRFSV